A genome region from Nicotiana tabacum cultivar K326 chromosome 13, ASM71507v2, whole genome shotgun sequence includes the following:
- the LOC107824373 gene encoding zinc finger BED domain-containing protein RICESLEEPER 2-like gives MANSIVNCLKEWGLQKIFTVTVDNASSNDVTMKELSKKLTKWGTNSMNGKHLHVRAIEYESAILEYVDHDIGLSHHFEFVNIVDGSPAGTLLSSDWEDVKKLTKFLEIFYKLTLKVSGSLSVTSNHHFLEICEVVVYLKQLILNEDILLGSMEKKMKEKFDKYWGDPEKMNKMIFISCVLDPRYKFDFVSFALAKKFEEKGPIITKAVHTYMTSLFDEYVMSHSKDKGCRPSLCLSNSSLDTMKTSTSSLLANIISVQSGGAFGSFFEELKRHKARIGGSDSKSELEKYLTEEVENEIADSNILIWTGGRILDSFRSSLTPKLVEVLVCLQDWLRNEPLPVSVEEDLDVLEQLEQDSLFNAVLITLNISCRYKTILAQLVRHVIQQLYCRGQIKSKLAGRLAQLVVSTVQN, from the exons ATGGCAAATAGTATTGTTAACTGTTTGAAAGAGTGGGGATTACAAAAGATTTTCACTGTCACAGTTGATAATGCTAGTTCAAATGATGTGACGATGAAGGAGCTTTCTAAAAAATTAACTAAATGGGGGACCAATTCCATGAATGGTAAGCACCTTCACGTGAG GGCTATTGAATATGAGAGTGCAATTTTGGAATATGTTGATCATGATATTGGCTtgtcacatcattttgagtttgtTAATATTGTGGATGGAAGTCCTGCAGGTACACTTTTGAGTAGTGATTGGGAGGATGTAAAGAAATTGACAAAATTTCTTGAAATCTTTTATAAGCTTACTTTAAAGGTATCTGGCTCACTTTCTGTtacatcaaatcatcattttcttgaaatttgtGAAGTTGTTGTTTACTTGAAACAATTGATATTAAATGAAGATATTCTTTTGGGTTCAATGGaaaagaagatgaaggagaaaTTTGATAAGTATTGGGGTGATCCAGAAAAAATGAACAAGATGATTttcatttcatgtgttttggatcCTCGGTACAAGTTTGATTTTGTTAGTTTTGCACTTGCGAAGAAGTTTGAAGAAAAAGGGCCAATTATCACGAAGGCAGTGCATACATACATGACTTCATTGTTTGATGAGTATGTAATGTCTCATTCAAAAGATAAAGGTTGTCGTCCTTCTTTATGTTTATCCAACTCTTCATTGGACACAATGAAAACTTCTACTTCATCTCTTTTAGCGAATATTATTAGTGTCCAAAGCGGAGGAGCTTTTGGTTCTTTCTTTGAAGAATTAAAAAGACATAAAGCTAGGATTGGAGGTTCAGATTCTAAATCagaattggaaaaatatcttACAGAAGAAGTTGAAAATGAAATAGCAGACTCTAATATATTGATTTG GACTGGAGGGcgtattcttgattcatttaggagttcattgactcctaaATTGGTGGAAGTTCTAGTATGCCTTCAAGATTGGCTTCGGAATGAACCATTACCTGTAAGTGTTGAGGAAGATTTAGATGTTCTCGAGCAACTAGAACAAG ATTCTTTGTTCAATGCAGTGTTAATTACGTTGAATATTAGTTGCCGATATAAAACTATTTTAGCACAATTAGTAAGACATGTGATACAACAACTGTATTGCAGGGGTCAGATTAAGTCAAAGCTAGCAGGAAGATTAGCACAATTAGTTGTGTCCACTGTCCAGAACTGA